ATCACTTCAGTGACACTTGGAGCTCCAGTCATGAGTTACTTGGTGTTACATAGCTAGCCGCTTCTAAACTGCACCTTATTGTTTAGCCTGCTCAAATAATTAACGGAAACCTATCAGCtgtatcataaatatataatgttATCCTAATTGAGAAGTAGACACTTTATTTATGAAGAGCatagtataaattaaataaacattaacaataataatcagGTGATTCTGGTCATTCATCTAACCACATGTTACACATTAAATAATGGAAATACCCACTTGCAAAGCAGCAATAGTTGTATTAGTGTATGTTCTCTCACTCGtgaatgaaattcaaatttgccTTAGAAAGTTCATAATAGAGAACACAAAACTAGAACATATAAGTTTTCTTCGGATGAAGGACAAATATAATGTTGCCGAACTTCTGTAGGGGGATATAATCACCGAATGGGGTCTCCTGCACAACCTATTATTGACTATGCTTGCATAGATTAAATGCTTTAACTTTCACTTATAATAGGTTAAAGCATACTAGAATAGTGATTTCCATTTTCGCTTGTTGAGAGATATGAAAATTTCTTAATCACTGCTTTTAATTTGTCTCAAACAGACAGATAATAAAAGAAACGAAATTGTACCTGTGAATAAAGGAAGGTACCAAGAATTGCAATGGCAGCTCCAAGGGCATTGACGGGCTGAATTGGTGTGTGGAAGATAAGGATAGAAGAGACAATTACCGAAATTCTCTTCATTGTGTTCCCTATGCTGAATGTTAAGGGAGAAATCTGATCAAGAGACATGTAAGAGACTTGATTGTACAGATGGTAGAAGACACTCTGGGCAGCTACCCACCTGTAAAAATTAAAACCCAGTAGTTAATTAATGATTTAATGTTAAACATTTGATGAAGAAAGTGATTGGTTTTGACTTGGCAGCAATCACAAATGACCAGTAAAGAATTTTTCTAGAACTATCTAATTAAAACATAAGAACAATTTGGGTTCATAGAACATTACTGATAACGGCTAAATAATTGCTCTTTGATGATAGAAAATAAAGCaagattttctttaaaaataattatttagtagttatttgCGCTTAAgtgttaaaaaattgatgtttcgTTTAATCTTGGCTGCATATATAAAAGCTTTCACGCTAAGCGAGACAGGAGACACAAGCACTAAGCAAGACATTAAGCACGAGAGTTGGTACTCTCGCTCAATGCGCaacacgcgctaagcgcgcggaacaaaaaaaagagaacgCGCTAAGCGAGAGGTACCCGCTAAGCGCACGATCTACCTGCGCTAAACGAGGGAGGTCGCGCTAAGCGAACTTACGAAGACCCAAAACCCACTTcagcagctataaatagagagttaggccaaggGGAAACTGAAAACTCTTCTCTAGGAAATTAGCTTCTCTCTTTCatcatttttccctttttttctccCCTTTGCATTtgtgcaaacatctagaattcagacttcatgcattttatttgttgaatcttttcaaAGGCATTtggaaaatagataaataaaataggcttgttATCGTGAGaaatcaggggcaagtaaacGAATAGATGTAGGTAGGATAAAATCAcgtaaagaaaaatcataaaatcatacatcCTAAGCAGATAGGGCATGCTAGGTCCTAACACGTACATTCTATTGAAATTCCTCTTTAATTATTTCGTTCTTAATTCTTTTGCTTTCCATTACTATTAATTTTCTACTACTATTTCCTATTGTTTGTTCTACCCCTCTCTTTTATTTCCCCTTGTAAATTGAAAAGTATCCAAGATAAATACAACACAAATTTTTTGGGAAATTCGACACTCAGACTCCCGAAACTTTATTACCCCTTATAAATTGAAAGATATTTGGTACACTTGACAAACACCTAACAATTACAAACGCAATCATAAATTTTAGGGAAAAGAAAGACATTCAAGGGCTGTGAATCAGCATTTGCTAAcatcaatataataaaatgtttgACGGATCCATTAGCCATGCTTTAGGACATAgtcaattatttgattttttttgtagtaaATCACCTTGCTCATCACACATTACAGAATGGACGGCTTATTCCTTATTAAAGAATGTTTCACATTCTACTAGAAAACTGTTTCCAATTGCCAGTTCTGAGCCCTGTATGTGCCCAGTGCGTgttcttaaatatttatattctatATAAATCCAATCCAACTATACATACATACGGGCAAAAATCTAAAATTGCAGTTCCAccaatttgaagagaaaaaggatagaaaatagaagaaaaaaaattaacatgcaGAGATTTGTAGACTACTATACTTACCAAACAAAATTGGGACCAATTTCAGACAAGGCTGTTTGCCAGCCTGCAGCCCACATCTTTGGGCCCTCCACAGCAATGGCAAAAGGCGTGAGAATCAATAGAGACAATATGGAAAGACAAGCATAGTAATTCATTCCACTAACAGACATCCCTTTCATTCCCTTCTTTGAGAATATATTGCGAAGGACAAAGGCCAAATTGGAAATCATAGCCCCCATAAACCCTGAAACATGTGAAGAGGTTTTCTTAAAGCATTGAACTCTCACAAAGATTGATGAACTAAACTAATTAGAGATTCAACATCCTATCCACTATTAATTTGTCAGCATCCGAATTTCAACCATGTAATCACTTAAATCATTAAATAGGTTTACCAATCATATTGAAATTGAGCTCCGTCACAGCAGCAAGCGCACAACCTCCTATAATCGGCACCAGTGAAAGGTAAACTTGCCCAGGGAATGCTTCCCCTAGCAAGAACCTTGATACCAGGACACTGAATGCAGGCTCTGCACTCTTGATGATGTGGGTAAATGAAACTGCAACTTTGGACATACTCACGGTAGCTGCAACATGCCCAATTGTATGTAACACCGCAACCTGCACtcccaaaatttcaaatttcccaATAAGTATTAATTGAGATTAATGTTTGActattataatttcttttacccCCTAATCTCTTCACTATTTTGTATCATGTAATGCAAATACTGCAAATCCAAGACTATTTGCCTTGTTTAgacaaattatttttcacaaGCTGAGAAGAGAATAAGATAAAATGAATgagttatttttataagttaaaatcaaattatgcACCTCAACTTTTGAAGAAGTTCCATGAAAGAGCTTCTATAAATTAGCGAGGAGCCTCTGGACACCGGGTACGCTagtttttataagttaattttatagcCTTCTTATTAAAGTTTATCTAGACGCATCTTTCTAATCTTGTAATCTTCTGATGAATAGTTGTGGAaagcaataaaatgaaaaatgaaattttgctCACTGGAAAGAGGGCCTTCCAGAATTGGAAATCAACTTTTGGGAGCTCAGCAACCTTGGTGGCCCATGAGATTAGCATCATGAGAGAGCCAGCAGCAAGGGACAAAGTGGAAGTAAGCCATGGGTAAGGAAAAGCATTGAGAACCTTCTTGTTGTATATGTTGAAGACCACATTCAAAGCCCACCAGGTAGCAAAATACAAACCAATTTTAATCCTCTGAGTAGCTTCTATCCCTGCTTCTTCATCAGGGAGCTCAATGTTAAGCTCTAGAGGCCGAGACCTATCTGCTTCATAGGCCTGGCACTCTGGAACCCTCCTTCTTCTGAATGCAAAGTTCTGAGTGGATGAAATGTAAAGAGGTTtgagggaagagagagagggtTGGGTGCTTTGTTGAACATTGTGGACAGAAGGTAACGCGCAGAGTTGAGGCCTTGGAACATGACTAGAGGAATCAGGGCTGGTCAGAGGCAATGCTGTGTACTTCACTAAGGACACCATATTCATGATGCTATAGTGTAAAACAAGAAGAGGTGAATTTGTAGGTGAGAAGAGAAgggaataataaagaaattatgtGTTGTGTTGTTGTTAACGTGCTGGCTTGTTGGAGGCTAAAGTGAGACAATGTGGAGGAGTATAACGATTATTGCGAGGAAGTGAAATGAAGATGAAGCAGTGGCGAAGGAAAAGAGGTTAGCTTGGAGttggaagagaaagaaaagggaaGGAGGGAGCGGGTTTTCCTAGGAGCCAGCGAGCGAGTTTACATAATAAACTACAAGTACAAGGTGAAACACATGTTTGGTTACAACTAGCAATATTAAGGGTTTTTCTTATTGTGTTGCAAATGTTGTTGGTAAGGTTTTTCTCTCACAGATTAACGAGTACAATTACTCCAAAGCAATATTAATAGTATTTATtagaagtttattaattttactgAAAGATTTTTACTCTTCCTACTTCTGTAAATTCATTTAAGTATCTCAAGACAgtagttatattttattaaaggtgaaattggaataaaaagttttaatattttattcataacttAAAATGTccatctaattttaaaaaaaatgctaaaatatCAATCAATTTAGAATCAAGGGAGTAAACAGCTATTTGTTAATTATAttgaatattgatattgatatgaaTTCTATAGTTGATTATGtgcataaaaattattagaagagagaaaatccatttttttctaatatctaTTCCTTAATCCTAAGGATTATGGATCAGTAACCAAGAGTAGTTGAAGAATATCTTTGATATCCACAggcttaattatgtttttttttttaattgcaaaTCGGAAAAGCTAGGATTATTAGTGCAACTGTGTGCAAGCTAGCAGCGACAAAGAAACAGTATCAACTGATATGTTAATTTTGCCTTGCTCCTTATCTTCAACCCGACCAAAATGTTCTTTATTTGTATGATTATTAGAAGTTAGAACAACACAGCAATAATTCTTCTCAACCGGTTGCTTCCGCACATTCCTCGCTGCAAATCCCATTGCAATTTGCAACtacttgttgaaaaaaaaaaaacttaactcaCAGAAAGAATGAATACAcacattttattgaataataatcTGTTTAAATAAAGATTTTTGTAATTGAACGAAATTATGAAAACAATAACTGACTTCCTAAACAATAATCATTATTGTaactaaaagaaattataaaaaataataactaaaaataaaataaatagtccTAAACATTCATGATAGACAACCACTAATACACATGTTCAACATGTTTAATGGGTATTGAGAAATCTGTTTTTAAAACGACAAGCCACAAGATAGAGAAAAGAAATTCGTATGGCAAGATgatgtgaaaaataataattccatTCCCGTTTAAATTACGTGCAAACTTGGTCGTGTTAAGCAGCACACGGTGATACTGATTACCATATGTCTTTTCTTGCCACTGCATGCACAAGTTTTTCATGCTACATTTCTCTTAGTTTCCTgagatagatatatatatatggacgGACGGaggatttttgtttttgaggATTAAACGTATTCATGCATTGACGGCGATACACGCATGTGATTTGGGTTTGGTACAGAGTGGATTGAAAAGTGCTAGAGCCTAGAGTTTTTGGTTGCATTTGCGAAAGGTATACTCATCAGTTTGGACGGAACGGTGAATCCATAACCAcgagaaaaatgttattttaaaagttcattgttaagaatttcattcttttggTCAACTAGAGATAACAgtgattttaatataaaaaaatttattagaaaaacatTTCATTAAAGCCTAAATTAAGCATAAGTTTTGCCTAACTCGGACAATACAAGTTACGTACAAAgtgattttaagataattaattttaaattatttaatatgtatttacgttaatctttctttctttctattaaGGAGAGTCTAATACAACGTTTGGTAGTAATCTTTGTTAATATAAGTTTtgtttaatatcaatttttcctaataatataatatattatactaaATTTGATCTACCTttagtaaatataaattttctatAGCAACAAAACTGATTGCTAATATAGAAATTTGTTGACCTACACTTGGTttttagaaagaagaaaaaatatatttcaacacTTTATAATTTTGCAAAAGTATTTCAGAAGAAGGTGATCCTTGGCATAGTTTTTTTCAGGCATTGGAATAATAGTTAAATTGCTGCTTAACTGCTTTGTGAATTGTGAATAACTAGGTCACGGGTTGAAATTTTGTTTGTTCTTATGGTAGAATTAAACATCAAATTTGTTTTCGCACTCCAATTTGGTCCGAACTatctttaacttttatttccacATCCAACTTTACTTTCATCGTTGTCTTTATGGGAGAATTCGTAATATCAACCTTTCTTCTTATTTTGTTGTTCGAGATACTTTTTTCTTACCCGTGAATGAGTCAAACAAGTATAAAACTCTAGActcattttttgtaattatatatctgaaattatgataatattaatttaacacacacgcatatatatatatatatatatatatatatcaatcagATTGTGTTGTTAAAAAAGGTTGTGAGAATAACAATGTCTGATATTGAGAATTAAATTGGTCtggtttaaaagttaaaacaattgATCCTGGACTAACGGGTATGGGTTTTTCGGGCTCTATATTCCAGGGAAACATTGTATGGGTCGATGTCCTCGCTATGACAATtaccattcttttttttttagcaagACAATTaccattcttatttatttaggaATCAATTAACATTCCtaaaatgtttgttttaatattttttttgtctttaatatatttttatttcttatcatttattacttttagtttttttgtccttgtaaaattattttttatttttagtttttacaaaaatgtttattttatttttcattcttataacACTTTAGATCATACTTTTCTTATTGTTAAATCatcatctaaaatattttaaggattaaaaaaaataaaatataatttgtaagaaataaaaataaaaaaataattttgtaaggatgaaaaataaattataaggattataaagatatttaaacttaaacttttaattatttttatatgtctCGTAGAAAATTCAAGTCATCCAAAATAAATGAAGatagaagaggaaaaaaacacttattttcaattaataaaagtggggtgaaataaaaacttaaaataaacatCTTAATGGCTAAAGACAAGTCCTAGTATAACGGTAAAGTTGAGTTTGAATGACCAATCAATAAAGAGTCTTTTTACATATGCAAGGATAAggttgtttgatttttaaatatcttaatGTCTGTGTGTTGGTTTTGCATTTCTCAATAGATGagaaaaatgttacaaaaatgaaaaattaatctataattttattGCTAACATTGCTTTTACAATACAAACAtccaaatataaatcattttacttcaaaatcaattttaattaaaattatttttgttttttgcaaaattaattttaggaaTGTTTTCTCAAACATACATAACTCGTAAGTAATGTCCACTTGTCCATTTGAAGGGGTTTGAGCTAGTAAAgtattttttaggtttaaatatatttttccctttaatttagcattttctttatttttgttcttgcaAAACAATTTCATCTTAGtacttataaaatatgtttgttttattttttatccttaaaacactttagataatattttttttattgtttaaaataatttttgttgttcaaaatatttttctaaagttcttgaaggatgaaaaataaaacaaatatattttaaaaagactaaaataaaaaaataattttacagaaacaaaaataaaaaaaatactaaaatataaagacaaacaatatatttaaatttttttaatattggaaAATGTGATGGAACAAAGAAACACCCTAATATTATTAGTCAAAGAGTTAGTGACATGGTGGAGTTTTCAACAAAAACTCACCCACCAAATAATTATTACACAAACTTAATTActcaattctcaattaattttattgagtcTAAACTACTCAACTAGTCGTCAAAGGATGATCCTAAAGAGGATCAGTTATTCAACTAGTCCCTAGGCATCAAGAAATCACCCTATAGATGATTATCGATTGAGCAAAATTTTAATGTCATTACGGAAGAATTGAATATCCatctataaaaatatgaaaattaactcTGTATCCTTAACCACTTTGACAACTCAcattgaaaaatgtaaaatgttCTTTGAACAATAAAATGTTCTAGTGATGTATTTTTAAGAtgtgtgtatataaaaaaataatgaataaagatttttttatgtacGAATAATGAATAAAGTCATATgaagataattatatataacatcatttaaaaaaaaaagaaataatgcaAATTTACTTTCCACACAAATACTAGAAAAACTTTTTCTATGGGACTTCATTAattttgcaatcaattttgaGTAGGTTCcctaaaaaattagtatttgttTTCGATGAAACGGGACTCCTGTCATGCTTTGAAATGATTAGTGGTAAACTGAATCGAATGATGAAGCACCCATGGCCGAGATATGAGATATACACGAACAGTTGGCGCTTCACTAAAATGTAGTCACAAAGGTTAGAAAACGAGACGGGGTAGGGGTCACAAGCCAATCTTTCCAATTTGATTGCTTTAACATGTGCAGTCCAGAATACTTTAAAAAACcataaaagggaaaacaaaatcaaatcattGGGGTAATAATTTTATGATCAGAGAAATGCACTTAAGTTCCTTAATTTTGCATGAACTACATGCATATACTAACCAATTTTTGgcaatgaaaatcaaatttgaagttGGAAATTTGTGTGGACAGAACTAGAGCACAAGGAAATCATTCCACCGCTTACAGGTATTCGAATCCCGGGGCTAAAGCTAATTAAACCAATGGAATATTCGTTAATTGGCCATGCCAAACAAATTCCAAGGACTAAAGTGTCATTTGACATGTGTACTTATTTTGTAATAACAGAAACGGAATTGGTGGATGCAGTTGAATTTGGATAACGTGGCCCAATCCTCCAAAATACTCGGATATGCATGTAAGCAAATCTGCACAATATACACATAGGTCTGCTTCTTGTGACAACCTTCACTATATTACTAAAAGTACTCATAAATTCCGATTTTCTCCCTGGAAAAATGGCAGCCTCTGCCGGCGGCCAGATAACTCTCTCGTCAACCGTGCAGTTACATGGAGTGGCCTGTAGTAGGAATTGGAAGCTAGTGAAGTTCTGTAATGGGGAAGTCATGGGACGTAAGCTTGTGTTAAAAAGTGCTTATGGTGGCAGCACTAAGGATGTTAGGcaccaccaacaacaacaacatataTGCATGTCTCTCACAGCTGACGTTTCTACTGAATCCAAGGTTTACCTTTGCTTCTTCTCTTCTCTGAGGACAATTTATTGCATGGTTCCAGATTATTATCATTTCACCTAATGTTTATATAAAACATAATTCAgctttattaattctttttcataaattaaaaaaattgactaatTGAGACTACCAGTACATGATAGTCTCGGAGTATCCAATAAAAGTCATTAATTTTTAGTCATCATTTCACAAACAAACGCTCAGTCAAGATAGAAAACATGAAAGTTGAAACATGTCAATAAAATTTAGAATCTTGGTAAGgtaggagagagagaagaatttTAGTGCAATAGGTTTAACGTCGAAATAAATTTTCTTGCCAAGGATTTGTTGTTAAATAAATAGTAGGTCTCTgccaatgctttttttttttttggcttgttTTGATCATTCGTTCATAATTCATATACAACATGACCGCTGCCTTAGTTTGTCAGAAACAAAAGTATTTGTTAAATTGAAAGGTGTTCAATACATGGTGGTCCATACTTTAATGGTATGGTGGTCTACTTGGTCCACCGCATCACCAACCTTAGCGTACGTAACGGGACTCATTTTCTTGCCCTTCGATTTGTATGAAAGTAAAACCAATAaactttgttttaaaattactttttttatgagAAAGATTCAATCCGTTCCTTCTTACTTCAACTACTAACACAATCTTATAACTCCTTGAATCGTATTACTCCCGCATAACACTTGATTGCCATAGATTAAAAATTTTCAAGTGTAGCGATATTTAAACTATgcataaattttgtaacaagtGTTAATGTGATTTCATGTCAACTTTACAAAAAAAGTGAATAAAGGTGGTGCAAAAACACTTAAATTTTAATGCATAATTTGTGAGAGTTGGTGTATGCAACGTTTTCCACCTGATGAGTGGGAATATGGGGGTAGTGCAGTTGAGAGACCTAGATATGGAAAGAAGGAACCCAAGGACAGTGTTGGCAGTTATACTAGGTGGAGGAGCTGGAACCCGTCTCTTCCCTCTCACTAAGCGACGAGCCAAACCTGCTGTaagtttctttttccttttattttaccATTCTTAGTTATGAACATAATGGTGCCTATAACTTGGTTTCCCTCTTAAATTTACTGTTTACTTTTTAATACCTTGGGCAGTAAGGAAATGAAAAATGTGTCTAGTGGGAGGGATACCATATCATGATCCATGCTATGTATAGTGCACTTCAACTGCATAACGTTATCCTGTTTCATATATGAATTTAGCCATATGAGATTTCCTATGGTAGGTTCCTATTGGAGGTGCATACAGGCTCATTGATGTACCAATGAGTAACTGCATCAACAGTGGTATCAACAAGGTGTACATCCTCACTCAGTTTAACTCAGCCTCTCTCAACAGGCACATTGCTCGCGCTTACAACTCTGGTAATGGAGTCACCTTTGGAGATGGCTACGTAGAGGTATCTCCCATCTTTTACTTGCTTGTATTTTTAGTCAGCTTATGCGTGTGTATGGCTTATAAACAATTATGCGTTTAGTTCTTAATAAT
This region of Glycine soja cultivar W05 chromosome 17, ASM419377v2, whole genome shotgun sequence genomic DNA includes:
- the LOC114394013 gene encoding glucose-6-phosphate/phosphate translocator 2, chloroplastic-like, yielding MNMVSLVKYTALPLTSPDSSSHVPRPQLCALPSVHNVQQSTQPSLSSLKPLYISSTQNFAFRRRRVPECQAYEADRSRPLELNIELPDEEAGIEATQRIKIGLYFATWWALNVVFNIYNKKVLNAFPYPWLTSTLSLAAGSLMMLISWATKVAELPKVDFQFWKALFPVAVLHTIGHVAATVSMSKVAVSFTHIIKSAEPAFSVLVSRFLLGEAFPGQVYLSLVPIIGGCALAAVTELNFNMIGFMGAMISNLAFVLRNIFSKKGMKGMSVSGMNYYACLSILSLLILTPFAIAVEGPKMWAAGWQTALSEIGPNFVWWVAAQSVFYHLYNQVSYMSLDQISPLTFSIGNTMKRISVIVSSILIFHTPIQPVNALGAAIAILGTFLYSQAKQ